A genome region from Setaria italica strain Yugu1 chromosome III, Setaria_italica_v2.0, whole genome shotgun sequence includes the following:
- the LOC101766460 gene encoding uncharacterized protein LOC101766460, whose protein sequence is MASHLDFRYLDEGLGGERGKRKRREEAEEAEAAAADSMDLDADAPRPSKLRAMPSLSDPSKPASFGRPTYDGVIAGRVSGRRWKEPRTRRASAVVVSRKPTPLEQRVREKSLKRAYQARKAELKEEIRQNKVAKRKAREEREKRKQENVLRTGTKLQRVTNPKTIQKIAKSKKRKQLKVVPDEFLGGKKSEASRRIQVPGLEN, encoded by the coding sequence ATGGCCTCCCACCTCGATTTCCGCTACCTCGATGAGggcctcggcggcgagcgcggcaaGCGCAAGCGccgcgaggaggcggaggaggctgaggcggcggccgcggactCCATGGACCTGGACGCCGACGCGCCCCGGCCGTCCAAGCTCCGCGCCATGCCTTCCCTGTCGGACCCCTCGAAGCCGGCCTCCTTCGGCCGGCCCACCTACGACGGCGTCATCGCCGGGCGCGTGTCGGGGCGCCGGTGGAAGGAGCCCCGCACCCGGCGCGCCTCGGCCGTGGTGGTGTCGCGGAAGCCGACCCCGCTGGAGCAGCGCGTCCGGGAGAAGTCGCTGAAGCGCGCGTACCAGGCCCGCAAGGCGGAGCTCAAGGAGGAGATCCGGCAGAACAAGGTGGCGAAGCGGAAGGCGCGCGAGGAGCGGGAGAAGCGCAAGCAGGAGAACGTGCTGCGCACGGGCACCAAGCTGCAGCGGGTCACCAACCCCAAGACCATTCAGAAGATCGCCAAGTCCAAGAAGCGCAAGCAGCTCAAGGTCGTCCCCGACGAGTTCCTCGGCGGCAAGAAGTCCGAGGCCAGCCGGCGCATACAGGTGCCCGGACTCGAAAACTGA